From Rhodamnia argentea isolate NSW1041297 chromosome 10, ASM2092103v1, whole genome shotgun sequence, a single genomic window includes:
- the LOC115739859 gene encoding short-chain dehydrogenase TIC 32 B, chloroplastic-like has translation MGIFSLVTGRPGPSGFGSATTAEQVTEGIDASNVTAIVTGGASGIGFETARVLALRGARVVIAARNTDAANEAKRLILDDHGDARVDVLKLDLCSMKSIRAFVSNFIALDLPLNILINNAGIMFCPYQLSEDGIEVQFATNHLGHFLLTNLLLDKMKATARVSGVEGRIVNLSSIAHMHTYKEGIRFDDINDQLGYSDKKAYGQSKLANILHANELSHRLQQEGANITVNSVHPGLIMTNLMRHSFILMKVLKMFTYLLWKNVPQGAATTCYAALHPSLQGVTGKYFLDCNEMKPSALAQDERLAKKLWDFSNELVDSASNIS, from the exons ATGGGTATCTTCTCATTAGTGACAGGAAGGCCAGGCCCAAGTGGGTTTGGATCAGCCACCACTGCAGAGCAGGTCACTGAAGGCATCGATGCAAGCAATGTCACTGCCATCGTCACAG GAGGAGCGAGCGGCATTGGATTCGAGACGGCGAGGGTCCTAGCCTTGCGCGGAGCGCGCGTTGTAATTGCCGCGAGAAACACGGACGCCGCCAATGAAGCGAAGCGGCTGATTCTGGACGACCATGGAGATGCTCGCGTGGATGTCCTCAAATTGGACCTTTGCTCCATGAAGTCCATCAGAGCATTTGTCAGCAATTTCATCGCTCTTGACCTGCCCCTCAACATCTTGAT CAACAATGCCGGAATTATGTTCTGCCCTTATCAGCTGTCGGAAGACGGGATCGAAGTGCAATTCGCCACTAACCATCTCG GACATTTTCTGCTGACAAACCTCCTCCTGGACAAAATGAAAGCGACCGCAAGAGTTTCCGGCGTCGAGGGACGCATCGTGAATTTGTCTTCTATAGCTCATATGCACACTTACAAGGAAGGAATTAGATTCGACGACATCAACGATCAGCTGGG TTATTCTGACAAGAAGGCATATGGTCAGTCCAAATTAGCAAACATACTTCACGCCAACGAGCTCTCTCACCGCCTGCAG CAAGAGGGTGCAAATATTACAGTCAACTCGGTGCATCCCGGTCTGATCATGACAAATCTCATGAGACATTCTTTCATCTTGATGA AAGTCTTGAAGATGTTCACTTATCTGCTATGGAAGAATGTACCACAG GGAGCGGCCACGACTTGCTATGCCGCACTCCATCCGAGCCTCCAAGGCGTGACAGGAAAATACTTCCTCGATTGCAACGAGATGAAGCCGAGCGCGCTCGCACAGGACGAGCGTCTGGCCAAGAAGCTGTGGGATTTCAGCAACGAGTTGGTAGATTCGGCTTCCAACATCTCCTAG